Below is a window of Fulvitalea axinellae DNA.
ACTTATTTTCTCAGTTAACTTTTTGATATAGGCCTTTAGTGTTCGTGTATCCAAATCTTGGATTCGCTGACCATCGAAAGGCATCTCCAACCAAATTATCTCTCCATTTTCCACATCCAAAGTGCCAAACACGAGCCCTTTGTTTAAGGATTCTTTGATGCGGATTTGATGTTGGACACACGATGGATCATAAGCCACTCCACTTTTTTTGGAGATTCGCATGGGGTATTTGCTGTCCATCCACCCGACGACCATATTTGGATTCAGGCTTCCGGGCGTATAGGCGTTGCAGGTAAAGCTTACGAAGCGTGCCCGGGCTTTTCGCAAGACGTTTAGGTCCACGTCGATATACTCTGCCGTGCCGGACATATGAGGAATCTGTTGGATATCTCCGCTATGAATACAGCCGGTGGTTGATAGCTGTGAGTATGAGCAGTGATCTACATGGTCGTCATAGGCTATGGCGCAGCTTAGGTCCATATCCAGATGTTGGGAGGGAAGGCCTTCGCCCCATTCCATGAACAGCCTGATCGTATCTCCTTGCGTTTCAAGCCGGGTTCCTTGCGGAACGTGATCCAGATCCTGAATGCTTTCACTGCGGTCGCCGATAGGCAAGGGCATTTCGAAAAGGCGTTTGTCGATAAAGGTTTTGCCCTCACGGTAGTCTTCCGCTTCGAATCGATTCCAAAGCGTATTAAGCGTCATGTTTCGGATTTGATGGCGGACAGCCTGTAGCTCCTCGTCCGAATACAGATGTAATAAGGAATGCGGTTCGATGCTTTTCTTAACGCCTCCAAGTGGCTGGACTATGCGTGGAATGCCCCTGTCGAAATAATTGGAGGCATACATCTGCAAAGTCAACAGAAGACGGACCGGGAGCTGGTCCGCTATTTCCGAGAAATGGGTTAGGGTCGGTTTTGGGGCGAACCAAAGCATATTGGAAAACAGCGTACGGGCAAAGATGCCGGGCTTTTGCTTTAAGAGACGGAACACTTTGTCTTCGTCATAGCGAATCCTCGCCTCTTCGATTTCGCCGAGAAAAACGGGATAGTCCTGAGTATGGAAGCAATGCAGGAGCTTTTGTAAATTCTCAAAGCCTTTCTTTTTAGAATATTCTACCAAGCGCAGAGCCCGAATGAAACGAACCCACATTTCGCGTTGAGGGTGCATATTTTCGCAGGCGGCTTTGGCCGGCACCTTCAGACCGTTCAGCCACTCGGTGACGCGACGACAATCCGAACGGGAATATTTCAATTTCAGTTCGGAAATGGTTTTAATTTTCTCCTGCTCATTCTGAGGATTTATAAACTGATAACGAGAATTTCGTTCGATACGGTTTCTAATGACTTTAGGCTGGACCAGTTGTAGATATCCCGTATGTTTGAACCACAAATACCGAAGAATATCGGTAGGAGAGTTGAACAGTTTACCTGCCTCACGGCTTTTTCCGTTTGCCACCAACGTGTCCAGAACCAGCATCAAAGTCTCTTTCATCACGATCTGTGCCTTCTCCGGCAAGTCAAGATGGCGGAGCAGTACCTTTAAACTTTCCGCTTGGCTGGCGTCAAGGGCTACCGGAGATTCCAATAAGGCTTGGAAATGGGCATTCAGCTCAGCGTCACCCCAATATTCCAAAACTTTCAGTTTGCTTCCCTGCCCTTCGAAGTATTTTATATCAGAAGAATCGAAAGGTTGGCCGCAAAACGGACAACCGTTGTAACGGTGAAGCGGAAACGTATTCTTTGGGATTCGGTGACCGCACGAAAGCAATGGACCGTCTTGTAAGCCGAACTCATTGCATAAATAAGTCATGAAATGGTCCAGGTTTGTGACGCCGGTGGGCGTGTCCCAGCCTTTGATTAGAGGTGTCCATCCCTTGCCGAGCCCCAAAACGGACTCCAAGCATTGGAGTAGCTCAAGGCTGGCTCTTCGGGGCGAATCACTGATAACGCCCATTAGCGCAGGCGACAAGCCGAAACCGAGTTTTTTCAACCGGGCGACCAATGCCAGCGCAATGTCATTCGCTCGGTCCGTTGCGTTTCGTTTTGGGCCAGGAATATAAACCGCCAATTGGCGCAGGCTAACTTGGATGAGTTCGTTGTGTCGGGTCGCCATGTTTGGAAATCGTCTTTTCAAAAATTGCCGGGCAATCGCGACGCTGAGTCTACCTTAAAGAAAAAGAAGTAAGCGTCACTTGGCCCGGCTTAAAATCTTGTTGGAGCCGAAAAGTATAAATAGGAAGGAAATCGCCCGAGTATTCATATAGTGGATGACCAGGAGTAACCCGGGCTTGTCCTGTCCTTTGTTGTTTTCGTTGACTCAAAGGTGAGCGCCAAGTGCGCAATCTTTTTGCGCAGTTCATTTTTCTTTTAAAAATTTCCGAAAAAAATCGTGTGTTTTGGGTTGTGGAGATATAGAGGTGTCGATGTTTTTTAGTCTTTAGATGGTAAAGTGGAGGTTGGCGGTTTGTTTGGCCACAAGCTCGGAGGCTATCCGCAACTGACTTTGTGGTGCGTCTTTATTTGAACGACAATTCATGGTTTTTAATAATAAATAAATGTATGTTTATGTTTTTAACCATATGAAAGATAATGAACACTAAAAAACTACTTGAATATTCAATATTTGCTAGGATATTTGTAGCCCTCATGTTTACGATAATGGTGGGCTTTATTATTAAATCCTTTATCCTTTTCCCGAATGAGTTGCTTTTTGATAACGTTATGGAATACACAAGTTCTAGGTATTCCAGTAACGGAAGATCAGGATGGACATATAACTTTTACGTATTAAATCAAGACGGATTGTTCGTAAGGGTTTTTGTGCTCCTCCCTATACTGTTTGCTACGGTTTTCTATTTTGGAGTATTATCGGCTATTTCGATTTTTTATAATTTAAAGTCAAAAAGGACAAAAGAGGCCGGTAGAGATACAAAGTTGGTCCTGCTTATCGCTTTTCCGTTTCTGGTAATGCCTAACTATTATTCCTTCAGTCAACTGTTCGATATAAATGAAAGAGGGGGGTATTTGGTGCAAGACAGGATATTGACTCCTGATAATAAGATATTGGAAATTGGAACCAGAAAACTTCGAGGGCACTATATAGAAAATAACTCTACTGTGAGTAATGATTCTAGCTTCTTGCTTGTAAGGCTAATAAATGAAAATAACGATGAAGAAATATTTCGTGATAAAATTGGCGTTGCCTCGCAAAATACCATGAACTTTCTTTGTGGAGATACTTTGTGGTTATTTCAGGAAAAAGCCCAATACCTGAAGGCATTAAGTATGAGATCCAAAAAAGTTTTGATAGAGGATAAAAACGGTCTTCTGGAAATGATGCCTGAAGGTTTGAATACGGGAATATCCGAATTATCTCATTCTCCCGCTCGCAAGAAAAGCATCTATATACACACTGACGACGGAAGGAAATTATATCTGCATACAGATATAAATACTGTGTCTGAAAGCTATAGGTACAAATCAAATAATACCGTTAAATACTATTTGAGGGCGGAAAATAAACATAGGTTTGTTTTGAATTCCAATGAAGTGCAGGTGCCTGTTAATTGGAGGAATGAAATTCTCTTGGATGCTGAAATCATTAACTACAAAGATGATACGATCATAATAAGGCATCGAAAAAAGGTCAATAGAGACGCTAAGTTTTTGATTACCGCTTACTCCATTAGCGATGCTAAGAAAATATGGGAATACTCAGAAGAGGAAAGCCCATTACTCGAAAAAGTGTACGGAAAGATCAAGGTTAAGGCGCTTATTAATAAGGGAGAAACGATTTTGAATCTATATGATACATATTCCCTTAAAGGTACTGTATTGGTAGATGCCCAAGGCAAACAAACAACGATAAACGGAACCTTAGATGCCTTGAGGTTATAGTAACTGACCTTTCGCTCGCCTTTCCTATTGCAATTTTGGAAATTATATGATAAGTGACCGATTTTTGAAAAATGAAAAGGAGAGACGGATTTGAATTATACACGGATTATCTTATTGCCAGTCGAGGGCAAGCCACCTCAACAGGGCTCTCAGCATCTTTGGACAATCAGATTCCCCATGATTATTTCAGCGACCTCCTCAAGCAACCGGACATGGACCAAAAGGCTTTTTGGAAAGAGGTGAAGTCTTTCGCCAGGAGTATTGAGGGCGAAGAGGCGGTTTTGAGTATCGACGATTGCATTGTCCACAAGCCTCATTCCTCGGAAAACGACATCGTAGCTTATCATTTCGACCATACTGTAGGCAAAGCGGTCAAAGGGATCAACTCCCTTAACTTTCTTCTGAGCAATACCGTGGAAGGACAAACGGTTAACTGTCCGGTCGCTTATGAGATCGTCCACAAGACGGTGAAATACATAGACAAGAACGGGAAGGAAAAGCGTAAAAGCGAGAAAACGAAAAATGAGATGGTACTGGAAGTTTTACACCGTCTAAACTTTCTGAACAAACTGGTTTTCAGGTACATTCTTTTCGATACGTGGTTCACCGCCAGCGATACGCTGAAGTATATTCATTACAAGCTCAAGAAGGTTTTCGTTTGCCCGCTGAAGAGCAACAGGAATATAGCAATGAGCGAAAAGGACAAAAACGAGGGCAAATTCATTCACGTTTCGGATGCGCCTATTGAAAGCGGTCAAGTGAAGCGGGTGTGGGTCAAGGGAGTTGATTTTCCTGTCACGCTCGCCAAACAAGTCTTTACAAACAGGGACCGGTCGACCGCGGAACAATGGCTGGTTACCAACGGGGAGAACATGGCTTTCGAGGATATCGTAGCGATCTACCAAAAACGGTGGAAAGTCGAGGAGTTCCATAAGTCGCTCAAGCAAAACACGATGTTAGGCAAGTCTCCCACAAAGATGGAGATTACCCAATTGAACCACATCTTCGCTTCCATGATCGCCTACATAAAACTGGAAAAACTGAAGGTTAAGGAGAAGCTGAATCACTTTGCGATAAAATCAAAATTGTATTTGAAGATGATAAAGGCTGCCATGGAAGAACTTGACGCCTTGCGGTCGGCCTGAAATATATTCATTAAGAATCGCTCTCCCAAATGCAGGGAGAGCGAAAGTTCAGTTATAGTAATTAACCAGCCTTTCACTCCCCCAATTCAGGGTGAGCGAAAGGTTAGATAATATACCAATCCGTTAATTTCAAAATAGCGACAAAAGAGCCGTAGACGACCAAAAAGCCAAACGAAATCAGAAAGTATTTGGGATAGGCTTTTTTCTGTTTTGAAAATACAAATTGGGCGCCCCAAGGTATCAGGGAGGTAAACGCTAAAATAAAATTGAATAATACGATAACCGAGGCTAAAATGCCTATGGCAAAAGCTGGGCGTATCGTTAAGTTGAATAAACCATACAAAGCCCCCATTGCCATAGCCACCGCCAAACTTATGATTCCGTATTTTATCCCTCTGGTTATTAAGCCAAAACCTGTTCTGGGTTTTTCTTTGTTTTGTTTTTCGCTTTTTTCCATCGCGGTATCCAAATATAAAATCCAGTGATAAAAAGCCCCGCGCATACCAGGCAAGAGACTAATGCGATTATTCTTGTGACATTTCCGCCGAATGTGCCGTAATGTAGAGGCGTGACCCAATCGATATAAACCCTGGAAGTGGGAGGCACGTCACGGTCACTGCTGAAGATCAGCGCGCCCGAATATTGATCGAAAGACATACGGGAAACATGTCCGACTTGATGATAATCGACGGGTTCCATAACGGAAACCGAGATTACGCCAAGGCTGTCTTTCGGCAGTTCGTATCCTTGTACTAACCCATCGGGTTTATGTTTTTTCACTTCCCGCTCAATATCGGAAAGACTGAGCGTGGGAGTGTCTGGTCTGTAAGCCGATTGCGGAGACAGAATGTTTTCTAGTGACTTGGGCGCCGCAAAACCCACAAGAAACAAACCTAGAATAATAAATTGGTTGAATGTGATGGCTGCGCCCGTCATGGAAAGTATGCTGATGACAGGCGAGAAATAGAAGCCCAGCGTATTGTGGGAATCGTAATTCACCCGCTTTGCGCTTGCGTCGGTTTTTATGGTTAAACGGCTTTTCAGATTCTTTAATTTCTTTGGTATCCAAAGCCTTAATCCGCTAATCATCAAAACGACGCACATCAGTGAACTGACGCCGACCAAATAACGCCCTACGGACGGGATTAGGAGCGTGCGGTGCAGGTGCTTGACAAATCCAGTGAACGATTCCCATTTATAAATCCTTTTTCCGGCAATATCGCCGGTATAGGGGTTCAGTATGAATTGGCGGTCATCGTCTTGCAAATAGCCGACGAAAGCGCCTCCAAGGTGTTCGTCGGAAAACAGGAAACGGATTTTTTCTTTTTCTCCGATTTGGCTTTCGAAGCGTTCTAAAATTTGATCGTAAGAAAGTTCCCGGTTATTTTTCGGGCTCCCGAATTCAAAAAGCTCGGGATTGAGCCAATGATCTATTTCCTGTTCGAAAACCAAAATGGCTCCCGTAAGGCTGACAATCAGCAAAACGGATCCCGCCAATACGCCGGCGGCGGTATGCCACTTGGCATACCACCGCTTTTGGTGTCTGTATAGCTTCCGTACGAAGTTGTTCCTTCCGGACATAAGCTTATTCTCCCAGTTTGAAGAAACCCGAAATTCGGCCCCCTTGCGAAATGTCGAAAGCCTTTTTGGTCGTGCCGGTGGCCGGATCGTATTCGTAAAGGGCGTTTACGTTTTCCGAAGGGTTAAGTACTCCGCAGTAAACTTTGTCGTCTATAATTGTCAGGTAAGAATCGTATGGGGAAGAGCCCGGCATATCTGGCAGAATCTTAACCGTTTGGGCTTCGAGATCAAGCTCCACGTACTGGCCGATCGACGAAGACCTGAGTAAAGCGAAAGCCTTTTGGAAATCCTCGGGAGTCCATTGCGAGAAGTCGGGTTTCTCTTTGAAAATGGCCAAGATTTCTTGTGGAAACGAAGTGGAGATGTTGGCGTAAGCCTTGCCGTTTTTGTGGTAAGTGAATTTTCCCATTACCTGTATAGGCATTTTGGCGTGAGCCGGGCTAATAGCGTCCACCACTTTAAAATCGTAATTCAGATCAAAGTCCGTTTGGCCAGCCGGGATTTTTACAATATTCGGCTTGATATTGGGAATATTCGAGTTTCCTTGGGTCGGGATATAGATATTACCATGCTCATCCACATAGTTTTGCTCCGTTCTGCGAACTACCACAGCGTCCGGAAATTTGATTGACTTAACAAAGGCGTTCGTCCTCAAATCAATATGGTTGTAGATCAATTCGCTACCGGCCCAAAGCGTGTTCTTTTGGGTGTAAGGGCGGGTGGCCACAAACATATCGTTGCCTCGGATTACGAATGATTCGTAAATCTGGTTTGTCCAATCATCTTCCCGGTATGCTTTTGACATATCGATTTTGCCTGTCGGAGTCATGGTCTCCGGATCGAAAATCGTGATGTCGTTATCGTTTACGTCGTCAATAAAAGCGGTGTTTTTGTCCTTGATTGCACCGTAGTAAGAAGGGGCGATAACAGGGAGTTGGCCCACTTTTTCAAGCTGTCCGTCAGCGTTTACCACCATTTTGTCCATGCCGGCGTCTTTGCTGCTGGTGATATTGCTGGAAATGATAAAGTTTTCGCCTTTCATCCGTGTGCGGAAGTTGGCGTATGATTTTCCCTGTGTATTATCGATGGTGCCTTCCGGCATCGTTTCGTAGTATTTCCAATAATTGGTCTCGGCCTGTGTGTACAATACGTAACCGCTGGTTTTGATACCTGAATCGGGAGCGGGATCGTCGTTGTCGTCACTGCAGGCGGTAAACAAAACGGCTGTCGCCAAAAGCGAAGTGGCTAGCTTTCTCATTATGATATTGGTATGGTTTAAAGAGTGTATCTGGCTTTGAGAGCGAAATAACGGCCCGGTCTGGGCACGCTATAAAAGTCGAATAACTCGGCGTCGAATACGTTGAAGGCTTTGGCGCTCAGCGAGAATTTCCTGTCCATCAGATAGGTGATTCCCAAATCCAAAGATTTTTGTTCCGGCACCCAGTTTTCGTCATTTCGTTGTTTTCCGTCGTGGGCGTGCATAAACTCGTCTACGTAATTGCCGAAAACGGTTGTTTTGAGGCTCTTTCCGTCACCGAACAGGTTTTCGAACAAATAGGAAACCTCCAGATTTCCGAAAAAGGTCGGGATATTCGGAACAGGTCTGCCCAAAAGGAATTCAGTGGACGGATCCAAGAAGCTGTCGATAAGGATTTCTTGGTATGTCGTGTTAAAAGAGTAATCGAGTTTTTCGAAAAGGGTGCCTGTCAGCGCCAACTCGACACCTTGGGATTTCACTTTGTCCTGATTGACATATCGTCCCATGCCGCGGGCGTCGGATTCCAGCCGGATAAGGTCTTGTTGTTTTCTCAGGAAGAAATTTACGTCGGCCGACAAATAATCGGAGAATGTGGCTTTGGCGCCGAGATTGAAGTTTCGGCTTTTTTCCGGTTTGAGATTGATGTTTGACTGCACTATGCTCAAATCGCCGAACAGCTCGTTTCGGTCCGGAATGCGAAGCGCCTGTTCGAAAGATGCTCTTACAAAGAAACTGTCGTTGAACGCCCATTTTGTGGCGATATTATATCCCCATTCACCGCCGGAGATTTTTTCGGGCTTTGTGCCTTCCTGGTTTTGGAGGCTTAGGTTGAGGCTTTTTAGTGAGTAATGATAATATTTGCCGGAGGCTGATAGGTCCAGCTTTTTTCCGAAGAATGCCCTTTTCAGCTCAAGGGAGCTAATGTTTTTCGATATATCGCTTCCTTCTTCGTTCGGGTCTATTGAGCCGGGCTGTTTGTATTCGTCATTGCCTTTACGGCGCTGGTATCCGTAAAAATTATTGGCCAAAACCGTTAAGTCCCCAAAGCTTTTTTCCACAGTGAATTTGTGGGCCATATTGGTTCCCGTAAGGTTCGGTTTTGTTGGGAATCTGGAGTATTCCGCCCCCGAGCCCAAGAATATCGAGGGGATTTCTTTGGTTACATTGTTCCCGTACCAATCGTAAATGATTTTTGTGGAATCTTCGGCTTGGTAATCGGTCAATCCGAGATTCGCGAAATAGCGGAGTTTCCAGCCCGATCGGAATTCCTTTTTTATATCCGCGCTTATGTTTATTCCCGTTTCTTGGTATTCCAATTCGCCGAATGGCAAAGTTCCGACTTTGAGGCCATGCTGAAATTCTTTTTCCGTGCGATTGGCATTGGCAGAGAACATCAGGCCAAAACCTTTTTCCTCATTACTATAACCAAAAGTGGCGCCTCCGTAGACGAAAGAATAGGCGTCGTGGAAACGCTCCACATCTACTTCCTCCACCTTTTTTACAAAACCTCCTTGCGGATCGTAGATATTGTTTCTGACCCGCATAGAGTAATTGTTGTCACTGCTTTTGTAATTAGCATTAGCCAAAACGTACCATCTTTTTCCCAATTTCCGGGAGAAGTTAAGAGAGGTCCGGTGCGTATTGAACGATCCGTATTCGTAAGAAATATCAGTTTTGTTCTCCGGATTTTGGTTGGTCACCACATTGATGCCGCCACCCAAAGCGTCGGTTCCGATATTCGAAGGCATTACGCCTTTATACACTTCAATTCTTTCGACATTACTTAAGGGAAGGTTATTCAGGTAGAATCCGCGCC
It encodes the following:
- a CDS encoding IS701 family transposase gives rise to the protein MKRRDGFELYTDYLIASRGQATSTGLSASLDNQIPHDYFSDLLKQPDMDQKAFWKEVKSFARSIEGEEAVLSIDDCIVHKPHSSENDIVAYHFDHTVGKAVKGINSLNFLLSNTVEGQTVNCPVAYEIVHKTVKYIDKNGKEKRKSEKTKNEMVLEVLHRLNFLNKLVFRYILFDTWFTASDTLKYIHYKLKKVFVCPLKSNRNIAMSEKDKNEGKFIHVSDAPIESGQVKRVWVKGVDFPVTLAKQVFTNRDRSTAEQWLVTNGENMAFEDIVAIYQKRWKVEEFHKSLKQNTMLGKSPTKMEITQLNHIFASMIAYIKLEKLKVKEKLNHFAIKSKLYLKMIKAAMEELDALRSA
- a CDS encoding PepSY-associated TM helix domain-containing protein, with the translated sequence MSGRNNFVRKLYRHQKRWYAKWHTAAGVLAGSVLLIVSLTGAILVFEQEIDHWLNPELFEFGSPKNNRELSYDQILERFESQIGEKEKIRFLFSDEHLGGAFVGYLQDDDRQFILNPYTGDIAGKRIYKWESFTGFVKHLHRTLLIPSVGRYLVGVSSLMCVVLMISGLRLWIPKKLKNLKSRLTIKTDASAKRVNYDSHNTLGFYFSPVISILSMTGAAITFNQFIILGLFLVGFAAPKSLENILSPQSAYRPDTPTLSLSDIEREVKKHKPDGLVQGYELPKDSLGVISVSVMEPVDYHQVGHVSRMSFDQYSGALIFSSDRDVPPTSRVYIDWVTPLHYGTFGGNVTRIIALVSCLVCAGLFITGFYIWIPRWKKAKNKTKKNPEQVLA
- a CDS encoding TonB-dependent receptor, whose product is MKHIFSLVFFLSSATAFGQNWVKGRVINERNEPLPYASVAIKGLSAGTVTDKNGKFELEVKNQASCSLTVSMVGHQQFTLSVLLKKKKTDIGNITLKEDKRVLDAVVIKGKSTHTEISEKAITVNAIDAKAVQSESTDLSKLLGKVQGVKIRQTGGMGSQSAISLNGLTGKAIRFYYNGIPVEYLGRGFYLNNLPLSNVERIEVYKGVMPSNIGTDALGGGINVVTNQNPENKTDISYEYGSFNTHRTSLNFSRKLGKRWYVLANANYKSSDNNYSMRVRNNIYDPQGGFVKKVEEVDVERFHDAYSFVYGGATFGYSNEEKGFGLMFSANANRTEKEFQHGLKVGTLPFGELEYQETGINISADIKKEFRSGWKLRYFANLGLTDYQAEDSTKIIYDWYGNNVTKEIPSIFLGSGAEYSRFPTKPNLTGTNMAHKFTVEKSFGDLTVLANNFYGYQRRKGNDEYKQPGSIDPNEEGSDISKNISSLELKRAFFGKKLDLSASGKYYHYSLKSLNLSLQNQEGTKPEKISGGEWGYNIATKWAFNDSFFVRASFEQALRIPDRNELFGDLSIVQSNINLKPEKSRNFNLGAKATFSDYLSADVNFFLRKQQDLIRLESDARGMGRYVNQDKVKSQGVELALTGTLFEKLDYSFNTTYQEILIDSFLDPSTEFLLGRPVPNIPTFFGNLEVSYLFENLFGDGKSLKTTVFGNYVDEFMHAHDGKQRNDENWVPEQKSLDLGITYLMDRKFSLSAKAFNVFDAELFDFYSVPRPGRYFALKARYTL